A region of the Thermogladius calderae 1633 genome:
TACAGCCGGGGCATCCAACGCTTTTGATCCTCATTACAAGCCTCTTCATATCGTTCACCAGGGTGTATTCATGTCTTAAGACATTTGAAGCAACTGATTAAACTTACCCTATTTGCCTACAGTGAACTTGTCCTACCGCTCTCCAAACTCTCTCCTGTACTTGTCTGCCAGGGTCTGGCTCCAGTTACCCACGTCTCTTAGTCTGCCAAGGAAGAACCTGAGGACGGGCGGCTCGTAAACCCACTCGAGCCCCTTGACTACGTCTCTGTTCTCGTAGAGCCATACAAGCCTGTCCACGAGGTACTCTACGTGGCTTCTCAAGTAAGTCTTCCTCGGGAATGCTAGTCTCATTAGCTCGAGGGCTGGGTACTCCTCTCTCCCGTCAGGTAGCCTGTCGTTGGATATAGCACCTCGCTCCATCCCCCTGATGCCGGACGCTATGTAGAAGGCGGCCGTTAAAGCCCCCGCGGGGTACCTATTGCGGGGGACGTTCTCTAGGAACTTCAACGCGTCAACGTGGATGCCGAGACCGCCTGGTGGTTTAACAACGGGTACACCCGCCTTATCTAGCTCCCTTACACCGTATCTTATGAGCTCTATCTCGGACCCTATCAACTCTTCTTCGGTTAGCTGCCTTAGACCCATTGCGAGAGCTGCGATCTCCTTGACAGACATACCGCCGTAGGATAGGAAGCCCTCGAAAACCGGGAGTAGTACGGCTATTTTCTCGTAGAGCTCTCTATTGTTTGTAGCAAGTAGACCCCCTCTAACCGAGCCCGCTTTACGTGCACTCATGTAGAATACGTCGGCGTGACTGGCGAACTCTTTAATTATCTTGCCGAGAGGCCAAGACCCTAGTTCGCGTTCCTTTACGAAGTAGGAGTTCCAGTCTATCATACTACCGTCTATAACTAGTGGTACACCATACCTCTCGCAGATCTCTTTGACCAGCTTAATGTTCTCCATCGAAACAGGCTGACCGCCTAGGAGGTTCGCGAGCGCCTCGACTCTGACGAACGCCGTCCTCTCGTGGTTACGTGCCAGGAACTCCTCTAGCCTCACGGTATCCATGTTGCCCTTGAACGGGTGTTCGCTGGACGCGTCGAGCGCCTCCGGGATGGGCAGCTCCACTAGAACCCCTCCCGCGAGCTCGACGTGGGCTCTGGTCGTAGTGAAGTG
Encoded here:
- a CDS encoding tryptophanase gives rise to the protein MQVRSRNGGYIRVEGFRVRVVEKIRFPSLEERLLAIREAGFNTFLLKADDVFLDMLTDSGVNAMTVEQLAGMVSAQDAYAGSNTYEELARAVEEVLGFKYTLPVHQGRAAEHLIARTLVRQGSFVVTNFHFTTTRAHVELAGGVLVELPIPEALDASSEHPFKGNMDTVRLEEFLARNHERTAFVRVEALANLLGGQPVSMENIKLVKEICERYGVPLVIDGSMIDWNSYFVKERELGSWPLGKIIKEFASHADVFYMSARKAGSVRGGLLATNNRELYEKIAVLLPVFEGFLSYGGMSVKEIAALAMGLRQLTEEELIGSEIELIRYGVRELDKAGVPVVKPPGGLGIHVDALKFLENVPRNRYPAGALTAAFYIASGIRGMERGAISNDRLPDGREEYPALELMRLAFPRKTYLRSHVEYLVDRLVWLYENRDVVKGLEWVYEPPVLRFFLGRLRDVGNWSQTLADKYRREFGER